One window of Triticum dicoccoides isolate Atlit2015 ecotype Zavitan chromosome 5A, WEW_v2.0, whole genome shotgun sequence genomic DNA carries:
- the LOC119299081 gene encoding uncharacterized protein LOC119299081 — MASAESCVWALGWPGRIGRSSYLACHEKPSWSPRASRDRLRLASAAPIRRKTRRRLLPNLNRLESEARVPKGPSFSAGSSSEVVVVAAATKPTRRRGGQKGSPKDGSQEKEAVIMPGRHGRQKGLPKAGSQGGHGKCKGGPLPPAKNMMSEEEVMSILSWEKPARFDRKKSKYAGFFNKLRDENFKYQQEIKDEFEEKGYVEIPDNFREDTNRMMREAHRKAYLEVFGTEPPAKFE, encoded by the exons ATGGCGTCGGCAG AATCGTGCGTCTGGGCGCTGGGCTGGCCGGGCCGCATCGGGCGCTCATCTTACCTGGCGTGCCACGAGAAGCCCAGCTGGAGCCCAAGAGCGAGCCGAGACCGACTACGGCTGGCCTCCGCCGCCCCTATAAGACGGAAGACGCGGCGTCGTCTCCTCCCCAATCTGAATCGCCTCGAGTCGGAAGCTAGAGTTCCAAAGGGGCCTTCTTTCTCGGCCGGTTCGTCGTCGGAGGTGgtagtggtggcggcggcgaccaaGCCAACGCGTCGTCGTGGTGGACAGAAGGGGTCTCCGAAGGACGGTTCGCAGGAGAAGGAGGCAGTGATCATGCCAGGGCGTCATGGTCGACAGAAGGGGCTTCCTAAGGCCGGCTCGCAGGGTGGCCATGGCAAGTGCAAGGGAGGCCCTCTTCCTCCGGCGAAGAACATGATGAGTGAAGAGGAGGTGATGTCCATCCTGTCCTGGGAAAAGCCTGCCCGCTTCGACCGAAAGAAGAGCAAGTACGCCGGTTTCTTCAACAAGTTGAGGGATGAAAACTTCAAGTACCAGCAGGAGATCAAGGATGAGTTTGAGGAGAAGGGCTACGTCGAGATCCCCGACAACTTCCGGGAAGACACCAACAGAATGATGCGTGAGGCTCACAGGAAGGCGTACCTGGAGGTTTTTGGCACCGAACCGCCAGCTAAATTCGAGTAG